The following proteins are encoded in a genomic region of Protaetiibacter sp. SSC-01:
- a CDS encoding MFS transporter: MRERTRLYVLIAAQFVVMLDTAVLNVALPTIGRALSMDPVATAWLLNAYFLVFGGCLLVAGRAADVFGRRRMFLIGAALMVAGAAIGLTSSTAATLIAARLVQAPGAAALSPAAMSMILASTDGQARARAMSAWGAASTVGGATGVAVGGLVTAALGWPAIFGLTGGVAALVLAFGFWLLPAGGPGPRRPFDGPGATLVTAAAFAIAFAVLSVPQQGWLSAPVLTAAVCSVILVGLLVIRERRAPDPLFPGTVMGSARVAVTLVVNLLGGAARIASFVLVAFLLQRVLRMEPGPAGMAMLPSSLIGFAVSVAVLPKLLARFGPERVVTAGCVSLTAAHLIFAAAAPGSSYAVQVLPGLALAAAGVALSFTPTTLILAREVSRRDAGVGSGLASASAQLGGMFGIAVFGAVDAAATATTGSAAGVSAAFIVAAAFAAGAGVLMVVQLRWDRRAIRVEHEIPASLLDRPARQAAAQ; the protein is encoded by the coding sequence ATGCGTGAACGAACCCGCCTGTACGTGCTCATCGCGGCGCAATTCGTGGTCATGCTCGACACCGCCGTCCTCAACGTCGCGCTGCCGACCATCGGGAGGGCGCTGTCGATGGACCCCGTGGCCACAGCATGGCTGCTGAACGCGTACTTCCTCGTGTTCGGCGGGTGCCTGCTTGTCGCAGGCCGCGCCGCCGACGTCTTTGGCCGACGCCGCATGTTCCTCATCGGCGCCGCACTCATGGTCGCCGGAGCGGCAATCGGGCTCACCAGCTCGACTGCGGCCACCCTCATCGCCGCCCGCCTGGTGCAGGCGCCGGGCGCCGCGGCGCTCAGCCCGGCGGCGATGTCGATGATCCTTGCGTCCACTGACGGGCAGGCTCGGGCGCGCGCCATGAGCGCGTGGGGTGCCGCATCGACGGTGGGCGGAGCGACTGGCGTCGCGGTGGGCGGTCTGGTCACCGCGGCGCTAGGGTGGCCGGCCATCTTCGGGCTCACCGGGGGTGTGGCCGCGCTGGTCCTCGCTTTCGGGTTCTGGCTCCTTCCCGCCGGCGGACCCGGACCGCGGCGGCCATTCGACGGTCCGGGCGCCACGCTGGTGACCGCTGCGGCGTTCGCCATCGCGTTCGCCGTGCTCTCCGTCCCGCAACAGGGCTGGCTGTCCGCCCCGGTCCTCACCGCGGCGGTGTGCTCGGTGATCCTGGTCGGGCTGCTCGTCATCCGCGAACGCCGTGCCCCGGACCCGCTGTTCCCCGGCACGGTGATGGGAAGCGCCCGCGTGGCGGTGACGCTGGTCGTGAACCTGCTGGGTGGTGCCGCGCGGATTGCATCGTTCGTGCTGGTGGCGTTCCTCCTGCAGCGCGTCCTGCGCATGGAGCCGGGCCCGGCGGGGATGGCGATGCTTCCCAGTTCGCTCATCGGGTTCGCTGTCAGCGTCGCCGTGTTGCCGAAGTTGCTTGCTCGATTCGGGCCGGAACGTGTCGTCACCGCCGGCTGCGTCTCCCTTACCGCCGCACACCTCATCTTCGCCGCAGCCGCTCCCGGCAGCTCGTATGCCGTGCAGGTGCTGCCTGGGCTCGCCCTGGCCGCGGCTGGCGTGGCGCTGAGCTTCACACCCACCACGCTGATCCTTGCCCGCGAGGTCAGTCGCCGCGACGCCGGCGTGGGCTCGGGACTGGCGTCGGCCAGCGCCCAGCTCGGTGGGATGTTCGGTATCGCGGTGTTCGGCGCGGTTGACGCCGCCGCCACAGCAACGACGGGCTCTGCCGCCGGCGTGTCCGCTGCGTTCATCGTCGCCGCGGCTTTCGCCGCTGGTGCCGGTGTCCTGATGGTGGTCCAGCTGCGGTGGGACCGGCGGGCCATCCGCGTCGAACATGAAATCCCGGCGAGCCTGTTGGATCGTCCGGCTCGTCAGGCGGCCGCGCAATGA
- a CDS encoding N-acetyltransferase yields MSDTNGAVPHVRRVGSDDLATIADTLAAAFIDYPWTRWTVPGSEHDLPRLRRLQEAYLTAFALPYGAIWATLDLKSVAVFVRNPAATPETADWDRITFLHGSDGIARVEQHEQAAAPLRPHHDWTLATVGTHPDYQGRGYGAAVITAGLADLDAHGGTCLLETSTDDNIRLYQRLGFQTVTTVAALAGSPPVTIMLRRRSGPAS; encoded by the coding sequence ATGAGCGACACGAACGGTGCCGTGCCGCACGTGCGACGAGTCGGCAGCGACGATCTGGCGACCATCGCGGACACCCTGGCCGCGGCGTTCATCGACTACCCGTGGACACGATGGACCGTCCCGGGCTCCGAACACGACCTGCCACGGCTCCGGAGGTTGCAGGAGGCCTATCTCACCGCCTTCGCGCTCCCGTACGGCGCCATCTGGGCGACCTTGGACCTGAAATCGGTAGCAGTGTTCGTGCGCAACCCGGCAGCTACACCCGAGACGGCGGACTGGGACCGCATCACCTTCCTGCACGGCAGCGACGGCATCGCACGCGTTGAGCAGCACGAGCAGGCCGCCGCACCGCTCCGCCCTCATCACGACTGGACTCTGGCGACCGTCGGCACCCATCCCGACTACCAGGGCCGCGGATACGGTGCAGCCGTCATCACCGCAGGGCTTGCCGACCTCGACGCACATGGCGGAACCTGCCTTCTCGAGACCTCCACCGACGACAACATCCGTCTCTACCAGCGCCTCGGCTTCCAAACGGTCACCACGGTGGCCGCTCTCGCGGGCAGCCCGCCGGTCACGATCATGCTCCGGCGCCGCAGCGGACCGGCATCATGA